Proteins encoded in a region of the Salvelinus fontinalis isolate EN_2023a chromosome 17, ASM2944872v1, whole genome shotgun sequence genome:
- the LOC129814578 gene encoding uncharacterized protein LOC129814578: MSLLWHCAIVLAVVVAAASAANEDFNVDCEKHSIKVTWKVSPELVENAARLFLGHCVPSTFSVLPTGEGLATFHYNLNGCAIKKRVTGKKHIYSTNLTYRPDRKPKPAAISHHIKCVYIRPEGWIPPFLIPAYGSAEGHGGLVFHMALLNEDLTGLAKTSLFPLGSFIPIWAAVDQKDHQPLLLLLEECVAATTPELQSASLVYPIITNKGCLADGKTGNSRFLPRYHSSAILLYLQSFKFALGEEVYIHCKLVAWDPEVFDIEKKACHYIKETGEWELLDDPSQSDLCKCCDSSCKPRLKRGVDSEPQGLVQNSVLGPLTIVENSETQIPSEFVKYPTVEQGMAVFSVSTAI, encoded by the exons ATGTCTCTTCTTTGGCATTGTGCAATTGTTTTGgctgtagtagtagcagcagcaagcGCTGCCAATGAAG ATTTTAATGTGGATTGTGAGAAACACTCCATTAAAGTGACATGGAAGGTCAGTCCAGAGTTGGTTGAAAATGCTGCCCGTCttttccttggacactgtgttcCGTCCACATTTTCTGTTCTTCCCACGGGAGAAGGGTTGGCGACATTCCACTACAACCTCAATGGCTGTGCCATCAAGAAACGG GTGACTGGCAAAAAACACATCTATTCAACCAACCTGACTTACAGACCTGACCGAAAGCCCAAACCTGCTGCTATTAGTCACCATATTAAGTGTGTTTACATAAG ACCTGAGGGATGGATTCCCCCATTCCTTATCCCTGCCTATGGTAGTGCTGAGGGTCATGGAGGATTGGTTTTCCACATGGCACTCCTCAATG AAGACCTTACTGGTCTGGCTAAGACCAGCCTGTTTCCCCTGGGCTCTTTCATCCCCATCTGGGCAGCAGTGGATCAGAAGGACCATCAGCCCTTGCTGCTGCTCTTGGAGGAGTGTGTGGCGGCCACAACACCAGAACTGCAGTCTGCGAGCCTGGTGTACCCCATCATCACCAACAAGGG TTGCCTTGCAGATGGGAAGACTGGGAACTCCAGGTTCCTGCCTAGGTACCACTCGTCTGCTATTCTGCTTTACCTGCAGTCCTTCAAGTTTGCCCTAGGCGAGGAA GTGTATATTCATTGTAAGCTTGTTGCATGGGACCCTGAGGTTTTTGATATAGAAAAGAAGGCCTGCCACTACATTAAAGAGACTGGAGA ATGGGAGCTGCTGGACGACCCGTCTCAAAGTGACCTCTGCAAGTGCTGTGACTCGAGTTGCAAGCCTCGGTTGAAGAGGGGTGTGGATTCAG aaCCCCAGGGCCTGGTTCAAAACTCTGTTCTTGGACCGCTCACAATAGTGGAAAACTCTGAAACCCAGATCCCCAGTGAATTTGTAAAATATCCTACTGTAGAACAAG GGATGGCTGTCTTTTCTGTCTCCACAGCCATCTAA
- the LOC129813871 gene encoding uncharacterized protein LOC129813871, translated as MSLLWQCAIVLAVVVAAASAANEDFNVDCEKHSIKVTWKVSPELVENAARLFLGHCVPSTFSVLPTGEGMATFHYNLNGCAIKKRVTGKKHIYSTNLTYRPDRKPKPAAISHHIKCVYIRPEGWIPPFLIPAYGSAEGHGGLVFHMALLNEDLTGLAKTSLFPLGSFIPIWAAVDQKDHQPLLLLLEECVAATTPELQSASLVYPIIANKGCLADGKTGNSRFLHRYHSSAILLYLQSFKFALGEEVYIHCKLVAWDPEVFDIEKKACHYIKETGEWELLDDPSQSDLCKCCDSSCKPRLKRGVDSEPQGLVQNSVLGPLTIVENSETQIPSEFVKYPTVEQGMAVFSVSTAI; from the exons ATGTCTCTTCTTTGGCAATGTGCAATTGTTTTGgctgtagtagtagcagcagcaagcGCTGCCAATGAAG ATTTTAATGTGGATTGTGAGAAACACTCCATTAAAGTGACATGGAAGGTCAGTCCAGAGTTGGTTGAAAATGCTGCCCGTCttttccttggacactgtgttcCGTCCACATTTTCTGTTCTTCCCACGGGAGAAGGGATGGCGACATTCCACTACAACCTCAATGGCTGTGCCATCAAGAAACGG GTGACTGGCAAAAAACACATCTATTCAACCAACCTGACTTACAGACCTGACCGAAAGCCCAAACCTGCTGCTATTAGTCACCATATTAAGTGTGTTTACATAAG ACCTGAGGGATGGATTCCCCCATTCCTTATCCCTGCCTATGGTAGTGCTGAGGGTCATGGAGGATTGGTTTTCCACATGGCACTCCTCAATG AAGACCTTACTGGTCTGGCTAAGACCAGCCTGTTTCCCCTGGGCTCTTTCATCCCCATCTGGGCAGCAGTGGATCAGAAGGACCATCAGCCCTTGCTGCTGCTCTTGGAGGAGTGTGTGGCGGCCACAACACCAGAACTGCAGTCTGCGAGCCTGGTGTACCCCATCATCGCCAACAAGGG TTGCCTTGCAGATGGGAAGACTGGGAACTCCAGGTTCCTGCATAGGTACCACTCGTCTGCTATTCTGCTTTACCTGCAGTCCTTCAAGTTTGCCCTAGGCGAGGAA GTGTATATTCATTGTAAGCTTGTTGCATGGGACCCTGAGGTTTTTGATATAGAAAAGAAGGCCTGCCACTACATTAAAGAGACTGGAGA ATGGGAGCTGCTGGACGACCCGTCTCAAAGTGACCTCTGCAAGTGCTGTGACTCGAGTTGCAAGCCTCGGTTGAAGAGGGGTGTGGATTCAG aaCCCCAGGGCCTGGTTCAAAACTCTGTTCTTGGACCGCTCACAATAGTGGAAAACTCTGAAACCCAGATCCCCAGTGAATTTGTAAAATATCCTACTGTAGAACAAG GGATGGCTGTCTTTTCTGTCTCCACAGCCATCTAA
- the LOC129813872 gene encoding NEDD8, translating to MLIKVKTLTGKEIEIDIEPTDKVERIKERVEEKEGIPPQQQRLIYSGKQMNDEKTAADYKIQGGSVLHLVLALRGGLVCHFNRIQLIV from the exons ATGCTGATCAAGGTTAAG ACTCTCACTGGCAAAGAAATAGAGATCGACATTGAGCCCACAGACAAG GTGGAGAGAATTAAAGAaagagtggaggagaaagagggtaTTCCACCTCAACAACAAAGACTAATCTACAGTGGAAAACAGAT GAATGATGAGAAGACTGCTGCAGACTACAAGATCCAGGGAGGCTCAGTTCTGCATCTGGTCCTGGCGCTAAGAGGAGGGCTAGTCTGCCACTTTAACAGAATACAACTCATCGTCTAG
- the LOC129813870 gene encoding AP-1 complex subunit gamma-1-like isoform X1, translating to MSPSVRLQEMIRVIRGARTQGEERGVIQRECAAIRAQFRQADNGTRSHNLAKLLYVHMLGYPAHFGQMECVRLIASPRYNEKRVGYLGAMMLLDEKQDASLLITNSIKNDLSHSSQYVQSLALCTLACMGSAEMCRDLAPEIDRLLRASNSYIKKKAALCAVHMVRKVPELGELFTPAARSLLSEKNHGVLHGAVVLITELCERNPDTLEQFRKAVPELVLMMKGLVMSGYSPEHNVAGISDPFLQVRILRLLRILGRNNDTASDAMNDLLAQVATNTDSSKTAGSAVLYETVLTVMDIKSESGLRVLAVNILGRFLLNNDRNIRYISMTSLQKIVQTDHNAVQRHRGTIVDCLKDQDASVKRRALELSLALVSAVNIRSLMKELLLFLSSCPPELRAHTTSGIFNAAERYAPSQRWHIDTILHVLTTAGGDVRDETVPNLIQLITTATELHCYTVHKLYRALITDISVQSLVQVACWCIGEYGDLLLRGECEETEPVQVTEDDVLDALETVLQSHMSSPATRGFALTATMKLSTRITHNVDRIRSIVSIYGSCIDVELQQRAVEYNALFKKYDHMRAAVLERMPVIDKSSPGHTNGESAGGTIKELEPTKLTQEIVFPQEPSNQVCDLLDLLGGSGEPFQPSPSLSSTAPGPASSTAGGDLLDLLGGLDVTPAPPSVTVYEKNGVTLKLQTDRQTDTGMTVTLTATNSTDGDITGLTLQAAVPKSVQLQMKAPSGDVIPAHGLGQVTQTVLLNNPNKVSLKIRVRVCYTSQSSVCQDTVQIDSFPSTAW from the exons ATGTCTCCTTCGGTGCGTCTGCAGGAGATGATCAGGGTGATCAGAGGAGCCCGTACACAGGGTGAGGAGCGTGGTGTGATCCAAAGAGAGTGTGCTGCCATCCGGGCACAGTTCAGACAGGCTGACAATGGGACCCGCTCTCACAACCTGGCAAAGCTGCTGTATGTGCACATGTTGGGCTACCCCGCCCACTTTGGTCAG ATGGAGTGTGTGCGTCTGATTGCAAGCCCTCGGTACAATGAGAAACGTGTTGGGTACTTGGGTGCCATGATGCTTCTAGACGAGAAACAGGATGCCAGCCTGCTCATCACTAACTCCATCAAGAA tgACCTGTCCCACAGCAGTCAGTATGTCCAGTCTCTGGCTCTGTGTACTCTGGCCTGTATGGGCTCGGCTGAGATGTGTCGAGACCTGGCCCCAGAGATCGACCGCCTCCTCAGAGCCTCGAACTCCTACATCAAGAAGAAG GCAGCTCTTTGTGCAGTACACATGGTGAGAAAAGTACCAGAGCTAGGGGAGCTGTTCACCCCTGCAGCTCGATCCCTGCTCTCTGAAAAGAACCACG GGGTGTTACATGGAGCTGTGGTTCTGATCACTGAGCTGTGTGAGCGCAACCCAGACACTCTAGAGCAGTTTCGTAAG GCGGTGCCGGAGCTGGTCCTGATGATGAAAGGCCTGGTGATGTCGGGTTACTCTCCAGAACACAATGTGGCTGGGATCAGTGACCCATTCCTGCAG GTGCGCATTCTTAGGTTGCTGAGGATCCTGGGGCGCAATAATGACACAGCCAGTGATGCCATGAATGACCTGCTGGCCCAG GTGGCTACGAACACAGACAGCAGCAAGACCGCAGGCAGTGCTGTTTTGTATGAAACGGTTCTCACTGTCATGGACATCAAATCAGAAAGTGGCTTGAGG GTCTTGGCTGTGAACATCCTGGGGAGATTTCTTCTGAACAATGATAGGAACATCCG GTATATCTCCATGACTTCCCTTCAGAAAATTGTTCAGACGGACCACAATGCAGTGCAGCGTCACAGGGGGACCATAGTGGACTGCCTGAAGGACCAGGATGCTTCTGTCAAACG CCGGGCATTGGAGCTTTCGCTGGCCCTGGTGTCAGCTGTCAACATCCGCTCTCTGATGAAGgagcttctcctcttcctctccagctGTCCTCCAGAGCTCCGAGCACACACCACCTCAGGCATCTTCAACGCTGCAGAGAG gtATGCTCCCTCTCAGCGCTGGCACATTGACACCATCCTGCATGTCCTCACCACG GCAGGGGGTGATGTGCGGGATGAGACGGTGCCCAACCTGATCCAGCTCATCACCACCGCAACAGAACTTCACTGCTACACGGTCCACAAGCTGTACAGAGCCCTGATTACAGACATCTCAGTG caaTCCCTGGTACAGGTTGCGTGCTGGTGTATTGGGGAGTATGGAGACCTGCTTCTGAGAGGAGAGTGTGAGGAGACAGAACCTGTTCAG GTGACAGAGGATGATGTCCTGGACGCCTTGGAAACGGTTCTACAGTCACATATGTCGTCGCCAGCAACCAGGGGCTTCGCTCTCACAGCAACCATGAAACTCAGCACACGCATAACACATAACGTGGA TCGCATTAGGAGCATCGTCAGCATCTATGGCAGCTGTATCGACGTGGAACTCCAGCAGAGAGCAGTGGAATATAACGCTCTCTTCAAGAAATACGACCACATGAG GGCTGCGGTGCTGGAGAGAATGCCGGTGATTGACAAAAGCTCTCCGGGACATACCAATGGAGAATCAGCAGGGGGGACTATCAAAGAGTTGGAGCCAACCAAACTGACACAGGAAATAGTATTTCCCCAGGAACCTTCTAATCAG GTGTGTGATCTGTTGGACCTGCTGGGTGGTTCTGGAGAGCCTTTCCAGCCCAGCCCGTCCCTGTCCAGCACAGCACCCGGCCCAGCTAGCAGCACGGCTGGTGGAGACCTACTGGACCTGCTGGGAGGCCTGGATGTAACACCTG CACCACCTAGTGTTACAGTGTATGAGAAGAACGGTGTGACGCTGAAactacagactgacagacagacggacacaggGATGACCGTTACCCTCACTGCCACCAACTCCACTGATGGGGACATCACTGGCCTCACCCTGCAAGCAGCAGTACCCAAG AGCGTCCAGTTACAGATGAAGGCTCCGAGTGGTGACGTCATCCCTGCGCATGGCTTAGGTCAGGTGACCCAGACTGTGCTCCTCAACAACCCAAACAAG GTGAGTCTGAAGATTAGGGTGCGTGTGTGCTACACCAGCCAGAGCTCTGTCTGCCAGGACACGGTGCAGATCGACTCCTTCCCAAGCACTGCCTGGTAA
- the LOC129813870 gene encoding AP-1 complex subunit gamma-1-like isoform X2 has product MECVRLIASPRYNEKRVGYLGAMMLLDEKQDASLLITNSIKNDLSHSSQYVQSLALCTLACMGSAEMCRDLAPEIDRLLRASNSYIKKKAALCAVHMVRKVPELGELFTPAARSLLSEKNHGVLHGAVVLITELCERNPDTLEQFRKAVPELVLMMKGLVMSGYSPEHNVAGISDPFLQVRILRLLRILGRNNDTASDAMNDLLAQVATNTDSSKTAGSAVLYETVLTVMDIKSESGLRVLAVNILGRFLLNNDRNIRYISMTSLQKIVQTDHNAVQRHRGTIVDCLKDQDASVKRRALELSLALVSAVNIRSLMKELLLFLSSCPPELRAHTTSGIFNAAERYAPSQRWHIDTILHVLTTAGGDVRDETVPNLIQLITTATELHCYTVHKLYRALITDISVQSLVQVACWCIGEYGDLLLRGECEETEPVQVTEDDVLDALETVLQSHMSSPATRGFALTATMKLSTRITHNVDRIRSIVSIYGSCIDVELQQRAVEYNALFKKYDHMRAAVLERMPVIDKSSPGHTNGESAGGTIKELEPTKLTQEIVFPQEPSNQVCDLLDLLGGSGEPFQPSPSLSSTAPGPASSTAGGDLLDLLGGLDVTPAPPSVTVYEKNGVTLKLQTDRQTDTGMTVTLTATNSTDGDITGLTLQAAVPKSVQLQMKAPSGDVIPAHGLGQVTQTVLLNNPNKVSLKIRVRVCYTSQSSVCQDTVQIDSFPSTAW; this is encoded by the exons ATGGAGTGTGTGCGTCTGATTGCAAGCCCTCGGTACAATGAGAAACGTGTTGGGTACTTGGGTGCCATGATGCTTCTAGACGAGAAACAGGATGCCAGCCTGCTCATCACTAACTCCATCAAGAA tgACCTGTCCCACAGCAGTCAGTATGTCCAGTCTCTGGCTCTGTGTACTCTGGCCTGTATGGGCTCGGCTGAGATGTGTCGAGACCTGGCCCCAGAGATCGACCGCCTCCTCAGAGCCTCGAACTCCTACATCAAGAAGAAG GCAGCTCTTTGTGCAGTACACATGGTGAGAAAAGTACCAGAGCTAGGGGAGCTGTTCACCCCTGCAGCTCGATCCCTGCTCTCTGAAAAGAACCACG GGGTGTTACATGGAGCTGTGGTTCTGATCACTGAGCTGTGTGAGCGCAACCCAGACACTCTAGAGCAGTTTCGTAAG GCGGTGCCGGAGCTGGTCCTGATGATGAAAGGCCTGGTGATGTCGGGTTACTCTCCAGAACACAATGTGGCTGGGATCAGTGACCCATTCCTGCAG GTGCGCATTCTTAGGTTGCTGAGGATCCTGGGGCGCAATAATGACACAGCCAGTGATGCCATGAATGACCTGCTGGCCCAG GTGGCTACGAACACAGACAGCAGCAAGACCGCAGGCAGTGCTGTTTTGTATGAAACGGTTCTCACTGTCATGGACATCAAATCAGAAAGTGGCTTGAGG GTCTTGGCTGTGAACATCCTGGGGAGATTTCTTCTGAACAATGATAGGAACATCCG GTATATCTCCATGACTTCCCTTCAGAAAATTGTTCAGACGGACCACAATGCAGTGCAGCGTCACAGGGGGACCATAGTGGACTGCCTGAAGGACCAGGATGCTTCTGTCAAACG CCGGGCATTGGAGCTTTCGCTGGCCCTGGTGTCAGCTGTCAACATCCGCTCTCTGATGAAGgagcttctcctcttcctctccagctGTCCTCCAGAGCTCCGAGCACACACCACCTCAGGCATCTTCAACGCTGCAGAGAG gtATGCTCCCTCTCAGCGCTGGCACATTGACACCATCCTGCATGTCCTCACCACG GCAGGGGGTGATGTGCGGGATGAGACGGTGCCCAACCTGATCCAGCTCATCACCACCGCAACAGAACTTCACTGCTACACGGTCCACAAGCTGTACAGAGCCCTGATTACAGACATCTCAGTG caaTCCCTGGTACAGGTTGCGTGCTGGTGTATTGGGGAGTATGGAGACCTGCTTCTGAGAGGAGAGTGTGAGGAGACAGAACCTGTTCAG GTGACAGAGGATGATGTCCTGGACGCCTTGGAAACGGTTCTACAGTCACATATGTCGTCGCCAGCAACCAGGGGCTTCGCTCTCACAGCAACCATGAAACTCAGCACACGCATAACACATAACGTGGA TCGCATTAGGAGCATCGTCAGCATCTATGGCAGCTGTATCGACGTGGAACTCCAGCAGAGAGCAGTGGAATATAACGCTCTCTTCAAGAAATACGACCACATGAG GGCTGCGGTGCTGGAGAGAATGCCGGTGATTGACAAAAGCTCTCCGGGACATACCAATGGAGAATCAGCAGGGGGGACTATCAAAGAGTTGGAGCCAACCAAACTGACACAGGAAATAGTATTTCCCCAGGAACCTTCTAATCAG GTGTGTGATCTGTTGGACCTGCTGGGTGGTTCTGGAGAGCCTTTCCAGCCCAGCCCGTCCCTGTCCAGCACAGCACCCGGCCCAGCTAGCAGCACGGCTGGTGGAGACCTACTGGACCTGCTGGGAGGCCTGGATGTAACACCTG CACCACCTAGTGTTACAGTGTATGAGAAGAACGGTGTGACGCTGAAactacagactgacagacagacggacacaggGATGACCGTTACCCTCACTGCCACCAACTCCACTGATGGGGACATCACTGGCCTCACCCTGCAAGCAGCAGTACCCAAG AGCGTCCAGTTACAGATGAAGGCTCCGAGTGGTGACGTCATCCCTGCGCATGGCTTAGGTCAGGTGACCCAGACTGTGCTCCTCAACAACCCAAACAAG GTGAGTCTGAAGATTAGGGTGCGTGTGTGCTACACCAGCCAGAGCTCTGTCTGCCAGGACACGGTGCAGATCGACTCCTTCCCAAGCACTGCCTGGTAA